Proteins encoded in a region of the Paucibacter sediminis genome:
- a CDS encoding RNA polymerase sigma factor, translating into MHVLGEPKGLMPEPGGLGADDAHDLALLRRVAAGERSALEELYTRYHRRLARFLTRVTLRYELAEEIINDTLWIVWQSAGEFRAASRVSTWIVGIAYRRALKTMRHASVRPHATALDEPIEQEDPASEFERRELLDRALATLPLEQRLVLELTYYLGHSCEEIAVITDCPVNTVKTRMFHARRKLRQLLPDLSGQK; encoded by the coding sequence GTGCATGTGCTGGGTGAACCCAAAGGCCTGATGCCGGAGCCCGGCGGCCTGGGGGCGGACGACGCCCATGACCTGGCCTTGCTGCGGCGCGTGGCGGCCGGCGAGCGCAGCGCGCTCGAGGAGCTCTACACCCGCTACCACCGCCGGCTGGCGCGCTTTCTGACGCGCGTGACCCTGCGCTACGAGCTGGCCGAGGAAATCATCAACGACACGCTCTGGATCGTCTGGCAGAGCGCCGGCGAGTTCCGCGCGGCGTCGCGCGTCTCCACCTGGATCGTCGGCATCGCCTATCGGCGCGCCCTCAAGACCATGCGCCATGCCAGCGTGCGCCCGCATGCGACGGCGCTGGACGAGCCGATCGAACAGGAGGACCCGGCCAGCGAGTTCGAGCGCCGCGAGCTGCTGGACCGCGCGCTCGCCACCCTGCCCCTGGAGCAGCGCCTGGTGCTGGAGCTGACCTATTACCTGGGCCACAGCTGCGAAGAGATTGCCGTCATCACCGACTGCCCGGTCAACACGGTGAAGACGCGCATGTTCCACGCGCGCCGCAAGCTGCGCCAATTGCTGCCGGATCTGTCGGGGCAGAAATGA
- a CDS encoding TIGR03118 family protein, with the protein MNLNMHGSLIQPRPWQVLGLLLACGLAACGGGGGGDSGMPPPPPPPPPPPPPTLTLAVQPGNIVLGQSAQLTWKSSDGTSCTASGGWSGTEPASGSQAVTPSSVGAVVYTLMCAGAAYTGSSTQSATLTVSAPSAYSNTLLVANAAGGNAQSVDSHLVNPWGLALGPTSPMWVANAATASSTIYDGNGKAQPVATPRVVALAPSAGGAAFSPTGMVFNGSADFVVAAAGKSAPAAFIFAGEGGMIAGWAASVDGTHALTMFADTGGAVYKGLAIASNGSANFLYAADFAKAKVDVFDASYQKQAPSAGRFAFSDANLPAGYAPFGIQAIKNGAGGSTQLYVSYARQGAAGSIDNVNGAGLGLVNVFDANGVFVRRLVDVGGALNSPWGMALAPADFGTLSNALLVGNFGDGRIHAYDPASGTFVGTLGDAAGVAFALPGLWGLSFGNDASNQPHNTLFYAAGVNDESGGAYGRIDLGATPPVLNVPPVVSLTVPTGSLAGTVTLSATVQDALRISKVEFFANGSQSLGVATSSPYTISWDTTLIADGSAAITATATNVNNAVGSSAAVNVTVANHAPAAPTLTQLQQQVFTARCSGCHDGSQPAGGALPGSQNLSAGSSFAALVNVDSLEQPSLKRVKPGDAANSYLIRKLEGGPGISGARMPFGGPYLDAATIEQIKAWIAAGAPNN; encoded by the coding sequence ATGAACCTGAACATGCATGGCTCACTCATCCAGCCGCGGCCCTGGCAAGTACTCGGCCTGCTGCTGGCTTGCGGCCTCGCCGCTTGCGGAGGAGGAGGCGGCGGCGACAGCGGCATGCCGCCCCCACCGCCGCCCCCACCGCCACCACCCCCGCCCACGCTGACGTTGGCGGTGCAGCCCGGCAACATCGTGCTGGGGCAAAGCGCACAGCTCACATGGAAGTCCAGCGATGGCACCTCCTGCACCGCCAGTGGCGGCTGGTCGGGCACGGAGCCGGCCAGCGGCAGCCAGGCGGTCACGCCCAGCAGCGTCGGCGCCGTCGTCTACACGCTGATGTGCGCGGGCGCCGCCTACACCGGCAGCAGCACGCAGTCGGCCACCCTCACGGTGAGCGCGCCCAGCGCCTATTCGAACACCCTGCTGGTGGCGAATGCGGCGGGCGGCAACGCGCAGTCCGTCGACAGCCACCTCGTCAACCCCTGGGGCCTGGCGCTGGGGCCCACCTCGCCGATGTGGGTGGCGAATGCCGCCACCGCCAGCTCGACCATTTACGACGGCAATGGCAAGGCCCAACCGGTGGCGACGCCGCGCGTGGTGGCGCTGGCGCCCAGTGCCGGCGGGGCCGCCTTCAGCCCCACCGGCATGGTCTTCAACGGCAGCGCGGACTTCGTCGTCGCGGCCGCCGGCAAGTCGGCGCCGGCCGCCTTCATCTTCGCGGGCGAGGGCGGCATGATCGCCGGCTGGGCCGCGAGCGTGGACGGCACGCATGCGCTGACCATGTTTGCCGACACCGGCGGCGCGGTCTACAAGGGCCTTGCGATCGCCAGCAACGGCAGCGCCAACTTCCTCTACGCCGCCGATTTCGCCAAGGCCAAGGTCGATGTGTTCGACGCCAGCTACCAGAAGCAGGCGCCCAGCGCGGGCCGCTTTGCCTTCAGCGACGCCAATCTGCCGGCGGGCTATGCGCCCTTCGGCATCCAGGCGATCAAGAACGGCGCCGGCGGCAGCACCCAGCTCTATGTCAGCTATGCCAGGCAGGGCGCGGCCGGCAGCATCGACAACGTCAACGGTGCCGGCCTCGGCCTGGTGAATGTGTTCGATGCCAATGGCGTGTTCGTCAGGCGCCTGGTCGACGTCGGCGGCGCGCTCAATTCGCCCTGGGGCATGGCGCTGGCGCCGGCCGACTTCGGCACGCTCAGCAATGCCCTGCTGGTGGGCAATTTCGGTGACGGCCGCATCCATGCCTACGACCCCGCCAGCGGCACCTTCGTCGGCACCCTGGGCGACGCCGCGGGCGTGGCCTTCGCCCTGCCCGGGCTGTGGGGCCTCAGCTTCGGCAACGATGCCAGCAACCAGCCGCACAACACGCTGTTCTATGCCGCCGGCGTGAACGACGAGAGCGGCGGTGCCTATGGCCGCATCGACCTGGGCGCCACGCCGCCGGTGCTCAATGTGCCGCCGGTGGTGAGCCTGACGGTGCCCACCGGCAGCCTCGCCGGCACGGTGACGCTCAGTGCCACGGTGCAGGATGCGCTGCGCATCAGCAAGGTGGAGTTCTTCGCCAATGGCAGCCAGTCGCTGGGCGTGGCCACCAGCTCGCCCTACACGATCAGCTGGGACACCACCCTGATCGCCGATGGCAGCGCCGCCATCACCGCCACCGCCACCAATGTCAACAACGCGGTGGGCAGCTCGGCCGCGGTGAACGTGACGGTGGCCAACCACGCGCCGGCGGCGCCGACCCTGACGCAGCTCCAGCAACAGGTGTTCACGGCGCGGTGTTCCGGCTGTCACGATGGTTCGCAGCCGGCCGGCGGTGCCTTGCCCGGCTCGCAGAACCTGAGCGCCGGCAGCAGCTTCGCGGCGCTGGTGAACGTCGACAGCCTGGAGCAGCCGAGCCTGAAGCGCGTCAAGCCCGGCGACGCCGCCAACAGCTACCTGATACGCAAGCTGGAGGGCGGGCCCGGCATCAGCGGCGCGCGCATGCCCTTCGGCGGCCCTTATCTGGATGCCGCGACGATCGAGCAGATCAAGGCCTGGATCGCGGCCGGTGCGCCCAATAACTGA
- a CDS encoding TorF family putative porin, whose amino-acid sequence MAVGSSALGVGLLALAAVPAAAQPLLGGSLLLTNESVFRGVLQARGRPTLQADLHAGLPGGWFAGLWASAATRAPSNLSNHELNLYAGLGLTLPRGWAAALRYVHYRYADASVYGRPDADELSASLRFEDRLSLSVGLAPNAGRRADYGLVQRQATRAYELVARQPLGWTPAGPLALTASLGHYDTRALLGESYRAWDLGLAAQFGRAELSLARIDSSAAARRLFGVNAAHGRWALSAAWKF is encoded by the coding sequence ATGGCCGTAGGGAGTTCTGCGCTGGGGGTGGGGCTGCTGGCACTGGCCGCCGTGCCGGCTGCCGCGCAGCCCTTGCTGGGCGGCTCACTGCTGCTCACCAACGAGAGCGTGTTCCGTGGCGTGCTGCAGGCGCGCGGCCGGCCCACCCTGCAGGCCGATCTGCATGCCGGCCTGCCCGGGGGCTGGTTCGCCGGCCTCTGGGCCTCGGCCGCGACGCGCGCGCCGTCCAACCTCAGCAACCATGAGCTCAATCTCTACGCCGGCCTGGGCCTGACGCTGCCGCGCGGCTGGGCCGCGGCGCTGCGCTATGTGCACTACCGCTATGCCGACGCGTCGGTCTATGGCCGGCCGGACGCCGACGAGCTCTCGGCCAGCCTGCGCTTCGAGGACCGCCTGAGCCTGAGCGTGGGGCTGGCGCCGAATGCCGGGCGCCGCGCCGACTACGGCCTGGTCCAGCGCCAGGCGACGCGCGCCTACGAGCTGGTGGCGCGGCAGCCGCTGGGCTGGACGCCGGCCGGCCCGCTGGCGCTGACCGCCTCGCTGGGCCATTACGACACCAGGGCGCTGCTGGGGGAGTCCTACCGCGCCTGGGATCTGGGCCTGGCCGCCCAGTTCGGGCGCGCCGAGCTGAGCCTGGCGCGCATCGACAGCAGCGCGGCGGCGCGCCGCTTGTTCGGCGTGAATGCCGCCCATGGGCGCTGGGCGCTCAGCGCCGCCTGGAAATTTTGA
- a CDS encoding SRPBCC family protein, with product MTALLFVPAFCIVALLAYMGRFSGRLRVDEVRVLAVPLETLRAQLLDFARWQAWNPWLEHARAAPVLLSGTAGQPGHALAWEQGAAGVGRLTLTRLRKSDGVDMSLACLEPFKFRARTRWQLEAVPGGTRVHWSLRGRVGFSMRAFAKTVQGMLALDLRHGLSRLAAQLEHRPEQAYTISYLGVRELPAQRCACRPYRGPLADLPAAVPGVVAALRAELQAAGQPGDGQALAVYLRTQIKQRRTDCRIGVPGEAVGDQLQHEIPAHRAYVLRLQGPLAALETAWYQGMQRLRIEALEPDLRIPPFERYLRAPLDPASAHNEVELYLPMRAAPSDKSV from the coding sequence ATGACTGCACTGCTCTTCGTTCCCGCCTTCTGCATCGTCGCCCTGCTGGCCTATATGGGGCGCTTCAGCGGCCGGCTGCGCGTGGACGAGGTGCGCGTGCTGGCGGTGCCGCTGGAGACGCTGCGCGCCCAGCTGCTCGACTTCGCCCGCTGGCAGGCCTGGAACCCCTGGCTGGAACATGCGCGCGCGGCGCCCGTGCTGCTGAGCGGCACGGCCGGGCAGCCCGGCCATGCGCTGGCCTGGGAGCAGGGCGCGGCGGGCGTGGGCCGGCTCACGCTGACGCGGCTGCGCAAGAGCGATGGCGTCGACATGAGCCTGGCCTGCCTGGAACCCTTCAAGTTCCGCGCCCGCACGCGCTGGCAGCTCGAGGCGGTGCCGGGCGGCACGCGCGTGCACTGGTCGCTGCGCGGCCGCGTCGGTTTTAGCATGCGCGCCTTTGCCAAGACGGTGCAGGGCATGCTGGCGCTGGATCTGCGCCATGGCCTGAGTCGGCTGGCGGCGCAGCTCGAGCACCGGCCCGAGCAGGCCTACACGATCAGCTACCTGGGCGTGCGCGAGCTGCCGGCGCAGCGCTGCGCCTGCCGGCCCTACCGCGGGCCGCTGGCCGATCTGCCGGCCGCCGTGCCCGGCGTCGTTGCCGCCTTGCGTGCCGAGCTGCAGGCGGCGGGCCAGCCCGGCGACGGCCAGGCCCTGGCCGTCTACCTGCGCACCCAGATCAAGCAGCGCCGCACCGATTGCCGTATCGGCGTGCCTGGCGAGGCCGTCGGCGATCAGCTGCAGCATGAGATCCCCGCGCACCGCGCCTATGTGCTGCGGCTGCAGGGCCCGCTCGCCGCGCTCGAGACGGCCTGGTACCAGGGCATGCAGCGCCTGCGCATCGAGGCGCTGGAGCCCGATCTGCGCATCCCGCCCTTCGAGCGCTATCTGCGCGCGCCGCTGGATCCCGCCAGCGCGCACAACGAGGTCGAGCTCTACCTGCCGATGCGCGCCGCGCCCTCAGATAAAAGCGTGTAG
- a CDS encoding TRAP transporter small permease: MINRFLNHLEEWLIAFLMAAATLVIFAAVVHRYLAGVPYIQDWALRMDVSWAQELCIIMFVWMCKFGAAYGVRTGIHVGVDVVVNRLSPAWRSKVVLFGLVAGAVFTASIAYLGGHFVWENGAHHAFLQLFGMPIGDVPEGPTTPDLEWPTWMVYSAVPLGSSLMCYRFVQVCVAFWRTGELPVHDHAYVEGVDSAQADHTLIEKKA; this comes from the coding sequence ATGATCAATCGCTTCCTCAACCACCTGGAGGAATGGCTGATCGCCTTCCTGATGGCGGCGGCCACCCTGGTGATCTTTGCCGCCGTGGTGCACCGCTATCTGGCGGGCGTGCCCTATATCCAGGACTGGGCCCTGCGCATGGACGTGAGCTGGGCGCAGGAGCTCTGCATCATCATGTTCGTGTGGATGTGCAAGTTCGGCGCCGCCTATGGCGTGCGCACCGGCATCCATGTGGGCGTGGACGTGGTGGTGAACCGCCTCAGCCCGGCCTGGCGTTCCAAGGTGGTGCTGTTCGGCCTCGTCGCCGGCGCCGTCTTCACCGCCTCGATCGCCTACCTGGGCGGCCACTTCGTGTGGGAGAACGGCGCCCACCACGCCTTTTTGCAGCTGTTCGGTATGCCGATCGGCGACGTGCCCGAGGGCCCCACCACGCCGGACCTGGAATGGCCCACCTGGATGGTCTATTCCGCCGTGCCGCTGGGCTCCTCGCTGATGTGCTATCGCTTCGTGCAGGTCTGCGTGGCGTTCTGGCGTACCGGTGAACTGCCGGTGCACGACCACGCCTATGTGGAAGGGGTGGACAGCGCGCAAGCCGATCACACCCTGATCGAGAAGAAGGCCTAA
- a CDS encoding TRAP transporter substrate-binding protein, whose amino-acid sequence MTSRFTSLTRRTSSRLLLGAALALPLAGFAPAQAQAPIVIKFSHVVAPDTPKGKGAQRFKELAEQRTGGKVKVELYPNSQLYKDKEEMEALQLGSVQMLAPSLAKFGPLGVKDFEVFDLPFVFKDTEAFRAVTDGPVGADLFKKLEPKGIKGLAYWDNGFHIMSANKPLHNVADFKGMKMRIQSSKVLDAQMRALGAIPQVMAFSELYQALQTGVVDGTEGVASNFYTQKIFEVQKHITVSNHGHLAYAVIVNKKFWDGLPADIRGQLEGAMKEASTYANAIASTENASAFTAIKNSGKTNIYMPTQAELTEWKKALMPVHKEMEARVGKATVEAVYKAAGFVAPK is encoded by the coding sequence ATGACATCACGCTTCACCTCGCTGACCCGCCGCACTTCCAGTCGCCTGTTGCTGGGCGCCGCCCTGGCCCTGCCGCTGGCCGGTTTCGCGCCGGCCCAGGCGCAGGCGCCCATCGTCATCAAGTTCAGCCATGTGGTGGCGCCCGACACGCCCAAGGGCAAGGGCGCCCAGCGCTTCAAGGAGCTGGCCGAGCAGCGCACCGGCGGCAAGGTCAAGGTGGAGCTCTACCCCAACAGCCAGCTCTACAAGGACAAGGAAGAGATGGAGGCGCTGCAGCTCGGCTCGGTGCAGATGCTGGCGCCCTCGCTGGCCAAGTTCGGGCCGCTGGGCGTGAAGGACTTCGAGGTCTTCGACCTGCCCTTTGTGTTCAAGGACACCGAGGCCTTCCGCGCCGTCACCGACGGGCCGGTGGGCGCCGATCTGTTCAAGAAGCTGGAGCCCAAGGGCATCAAGGGCCTGGCCTACTGGGACAACGGCTTCCACATCATGAGCGCCAACAAGCCCCTGCACAACGTGGCGGACTTCAAGGGCATGAAGATGCGCATCCAGTCCAGCAAGGTGCTGGACGCGCAGATGCGCGCACTCGGCGCGATCCCGCAGGTGATGGCCTTCAGCGAGCTCTACCAGGCCCTGCAGACCGGCGTGGTGGACGGCACCGAGGGCGTGGCCTCCAACTTCTACACCCAGAAGATCTTCGAGGTGCAGAAGCACATCACCGTCTCCAACCACGGCCACCTGGCCTATGCGGTGATCGTCAACAAGAAGTTCTGGGACGGCCTGCCGGCCGACATCCGCGGCCAGCTCGAGGGCGCCATGAAGGAGGCCAGCACCTACGCCAACGCGATCGCCAGCACCGAGAACGCTTCAGCCTTCACCGCCATCAAGAACAGCGGCAAGACCAATATCTACATGCCCACCCAGGCCGAACTGACCGAGTGGAAGAAGGCCTTGATGCCGGTGCACAAGGAGATGGAGGCGCGCGTCGGCAAGGCCACCGTCGAGGCCGTCTACAAGGCCGCCGGCTTCGTCGCTCCGAAGTAA
- a CDS encoding response regulator transcription factor, with product MTAEAKVYLVDDDPDVRDALSFLLSSRGLRVQAYDSGPALLAQLDAGLRPQGVFLLDVRMEPMAGTRLHDELLLRGLRNPVLFLTGHGDIPMVVDALKKGAFDFLEKPYSDNALADRIEQALAVDAAMRADGAQAAERQARLASLTEREHEVMLRVAAGKLNKVIADELHVSVRTIEVHRARVFAKLGVRSAAEVATLLAQGG from the coding sequence ATGACTGCTGAGGCCAAGGTCTATCTGGTCGACGACGATCCCGATGTGCGCGACGCGCTGAGCTTTCTGCTGAGCTCGCGCGGCCTGCGGGTGCAAGCCTATGACAGCGGGCCAGCGCTGCTGGCGCAGCTGGATGCCGGCCTGCGGCCGCAGGGCGTGTTCCTGCTCGATGTGCGCATGGAGCCGATGGCCGGCACGCGCCTGCACGACGAGCTGCTGCTGCGCGGCCTGCGCAACCCGGTGCTCTTCCTCACCGGCCATGGCGACATTCCCATGGTGGTGGACGCGCTCAAGAAAGGCGCCTTCGATTTCCTCGAGAAGCCCTACAGCGACAACGCCCTGGCCGACCGCATCGAGCAGGCGCTCGCGGTGGACGCGGCGATGCGCGCCGACGGCGCCCAGGCCGCCGAGCGCCAGGCGCGCCTGGCCAGTCTGACCGAGCGCGAGCACGAGGTGATGCTGCGCGTGGCCGCCGGCAAGCTCAACAAGGTGATCGCCGACGAGCTGCATGTCTCGGTGCGCACGATCGAGGTGCACCGCGCCCGCGTCTTCGCCAAGCTGGGCGTGCGCTCGGCGGCCGAGGTGGCGACGCTGCTGGCGCAGGGGGGGTAG
- a CDS encoding AAA family ATPase encodes MPIVRLIEGPVGAGKSTFSASLATRTGGLHIALDAWFAKLFSPDRPTGDFIPWYMARKDRLLDLIWTHSQAVLASGSDVILELGLIQRQPRMDFCRKVIGEGFGLMIYELDAPREVRWDRVQRRNIDRGSTFSMIVSEQVFELASSMWEPSDEIDREECEIEYVSTISDKERDG; translated from the coding sequence ATGCCCATTGTTCGATTGATTGAAGGGCCCGTAGGGGCTGGAAAGTCGACGTTCTCAGCGTCGCTTGCTACGCGCACCGGCGGCTTGCACATCGCTCTTGACGCCTGGTTTGCAAAGCTGTTCAGCCCAGATCGGCCAACCGGTGATTTCATCCCCTGGTACATGGCGCGAAAAGATCGCCTTCTCGATCTCATCTGGACTCACAGCCAAGCGGTACTAGCCTCTGGATCCGACGTCATCCTTGAGCTTGGCCTTATCCAGCGCCAGCCGCGAATGGACTTTTGTCGCAAGGTGATCGGCGAAGGGTTCGGCCTCATGATCTATGAACTTGATGCGCCAAGAGAAGTGCGCTGGGATCGAGTTCAGCGGCGAAACATCGATAGAGGATCGACGTTTTCCATGATTGTCTCGGAGCAAGTATTCGAACTTGCGAGCAGCATGTGGGAGCCTTCGGATGAGATTGATCGTGAAGAGTGCGAGATTGAGTATGTATCTACTATTTCCGACAAAGAGAGAGATGGCTAA
- a CDS encoding sensor histidine kinase has product MLATTAAPTSRLRRAWRASLWALPLVLSLLFVAGVLAWVHANDAEELEQQRLTLISDALSAEAQLRARLDAEVQQVHLLAAALQAVQPGSEALAARPEVNAGLRRLWLSATWLDGRNRVLAQVPQSSAERSAMAEDGLSLHLVAPVGARGEGGTLVVRYAPSLLLKRGIPWWLARKYDVQMVDSADQVIASSTEGPGRMAQGRRPSYRVAFVGPLRAGPLAEAALSDAALELTLREPGSTTLKPLAWVLIAGFLPLVAVASWLLRRQVRQVRRAEAAWRTEAAWRRAMEDSALVALRARDAQGRLLYVNRTFCEMVGLRADELVGLAPPMPYWPPDTLDEVMQRNQRNLAGHAPREGYEARWRHRDGHLLDVMVFESPLVDAAGRQVGWMGSIVDITARKRLEERERRQVETLAHNARLTMLGEVASTLAHELNQPLTAIASYNAGIINSLAKLGVDDGPVLGALQRLGKQAAQAGRVVQRIREFLTRREPQHEECALNEVITAAVELLRKELQRGQIQLSLQLADPLPAVLADAVLVEQVVINLVRNAADALQAQPLDAQQRPRRIEIHSRLIAGEALSFVRVDVLDNGPGLGGLGVETLCAAFYSTKREGMGMGLAICRSIIEAHHGVLDAGEAPGGGARFSFSLPLHADAHAHDVEPPHDC; this is encoded by the coding sequence ATGCTCGCGACGACAGCCGCCCCAACTTCGCGCCTGCGCCGCGCCTGGCGTGCGTCGCTCTGGGCGCTGCCGCTGGTGCTCTCGCTGCTGTTCGTGGCCGGCGTGCTGGCCTGGGTACATGCCAACGATGCCGAGGAGCTCGAGCAGCAGCGCCTGACCCTGATCTCCGACGCGCTCAGCGCCGAGGCCCAGCTGCGCGCCCGCCTGGACGCCGAGGTCCAGCAGGTGCATCTGCTGGCCGCCGCGCTGCAGGCGGTGCAGCCCGGCAGCGAGGCGCTGGCGGCGCGCCCCGAAGTCAACGCCGGCCTGCGCCGGCTGTGGCTCTCGGCCACCTGGCTGGACGGCCGCAACCGCGTGCTGGCCCAGGTGCCGCAGTCCAGCGCCGAGCGGTCCGCGATGGCCGAGGACGGCCTCTCGCTGCACCTGGTGGCGCCGGTGGGCGCGCGCGGCGAGGGCGGCACCCTGGTGGTGCGCTACGCCCCCTCGCTGCTGCTCAAGCGCGGCATCCCCTGGTGGCTGGCGCGCAAATACGATGTGCAGATGGTGGACAGCGCCGACCAGGTGATCGCCTCCAGCACCGAGGGCCCGGGCCGCATGGCGCAGGGGCGGCGGCCGAGCTACCGCGTCGCCTTCGTCGGCCCCCTGCGCGCCGGCCCGCTGGCCGAGGCCGCGCTCAGCGACGCGGCCCTGGAGCTGACGCTGCGCGAGCCCGGCAGCACCACGCTGAAGCCGCTGGCCTGGGTGCTGATCGCCGGCTTCCTGCCGCTGGTGGCGGTGGCCAGCTGGCTGCTGCGCCGCCAGGTCAGGCAGGTGCGGCGCGCCGAAGCCGCCTGGCGCACCGAGGCGGCCTGGCGCCGCGCGATGGAAGACTCGGCCCTGGTGGCGCTGCGCGCGCGCGATGCCCAGGGCCGGCTGCTCTATGTGAACCGCACCTTCTGCGAGATGGTGGGCCTGCGCGCCGACGAGCTGGTGGGCCTGGCGCCGCCGATGCCCTACTGGCCGCCCGACACCCTCGACGAGGTGATGCAGCGCAACCAGCGCAACCTGGCCGGCCACGCGCCGCGCGAGGGCTACGAGGCGCGCTGGCGCCACCGCGACGGCCATCTGCTGGACGTGATGGTGTTCGAGTCGCCGCTGGTCGACGCGGCGGGCCGGCAGGTCGGCTGGATGGGCTCCATCGTCGACATCACCGCGCGCAAGCGCCTGGAGGAACGCGAGCGGCGCCAGGTCGAGACGCTGGCGCACAACGCCCGCCTCACCATGCTGGGCGAGGTGGCCTCGACCCTGGCCCATGAGCTGAACCAGCCGCTCACCGCGATCGCCAGCTACAACGCCGGCATCATCAACTCCCTGGCCAAGCTGGGCGTGGACGATGGCCCGGTGCTGGGCGCGCTGCAGCGCCTGGGCAAGCAGGCCGCCCAGGCCGGGCGGGTGGTGCAGCGCATCCGCGAGTTCCTCACCCGGCGCGAGCCCCAGCATGAGGAATGCGCGCTCAACGAAGTCATCACGGCCGCGGTGGAGCTGCTGCGCAAGGAGCTGCAGCGCGGCCAGATCCAGCTGAGCCTGCAGCTGGCCGATCCCCTGCCCGCGGTGCTGGCCGATGCGGTGCTGGTGGAGCAGGTGGTGATCAACCTGGTGCGCAATGCCGCCGACGCCCTGCAGGCGCAGCCGCTTGATGCGCAGCAGCGACCGCGCCGCATCGAGATCCACAGCCGCCTGATCGCCGGCGAGGCGCTCAGCTTCGTGCGCGTGGACGTGCTGGACAACGGCCCCGGCCTTGGCGGCCTGGGCGTGGAGACGCTGTGCGCGGCCTTCTACTCGACCAAGCGCGAGGGCATGGGCATGGGCCTGGCGATCTGCCGCTCCATCATCGAGGCCCACCATGGCGTGCTGGATGCCGGCGAGGCGCCCGGCGGTGGCGCGCGCTTCTCCTTCAGCCTGCCCCTGCATGCCGACGCGCATGCCCATGACGTGGAGCCCCCCCATGACTGCTGA
- a CDS encoding TRAP transporter large permease, translating to MNAVIIFGLLLALMLTGMPISISLGLTVLTFIFTMTQVPVESVAMKLFTGIEKWEIMAVPFFILAGNFLTHGGVAKRMINFATSMVGHFHGGLALASILACSMFALVCGSSVATVVAIGSIVLPAMVAHGYPMRFGAGVIITAGSLGILMLPSIPKVIYAISTNTSIGALFVAGLLPGITLALMLAVVTWYIARKNNYPRMVRATWGERLQAFRKSVWGLMLVVIIVGGIYSGMFTATEAAAMAAVYSFFVSIYVYKDLRLKDVPRVLLDSANMSAMLLYIITNAVLFSFVLANENMPHRLADWLLSMDLGQHGFLFVVNLILLAAGNFMDPSSIILIMAPIFFPAAVQLGVNPVHFGILIDVNMEVGLCHPPVGLNLYVASGISKLGITELTKAVMPWLLTMIVFLVIVTYWPWLTLVLPKAMGMM from the coding sequence ATGAACGCCGTCATCATCTTCGGGCTCTTGCTGGCCCTCATGCTCACCGGCATGCCGATCTCGATCTCGCTCGGTCTCACCGTGCTCACCTTCATCTTCACGATGACCCAGGTGCCGGTGGAGTCGGTGGCGATGAAGCTGTTCACCGGCATCGAGAAGTGGGAAATCATGGCCGTGCCCTTCTTCATCCTGGCCGGCAACTTCCTCACCCATGGCGGGGTGGCGAAACGCATGATCAACTTCGCCACCTCGATGGTGGGCCATTTCCACGGTGGCCTGGCGCTGGCCTCCATCCTGGCCTGCTCGATGTTCGCGCTGGTGTGCGGCTCCAGCGTGGCCACGGTGGTGGCGATCGGCTCCATCGTGCTGCCGGCCATGGTGGCGCATGGCTACCCGATGCGCTTCGGCGCCGGCGTCATCATCACCGCGGGTTCGCTGGGCATCCTGATGCTGCCCTCCATCCCCAAGGTGATCTACGCCATCTCCACCAACACCTCGATCGGCGCGCTGTTCGTGGCCGGCCTGCTGCCCGGCATCACGCTGGCGCTGATGCTGGCGGTGGTGACCTGGTACATCGCCCGCAAGAACAACTACCCGCGCATGGTGCGCGCCACCTGGGGCGAGCGCCTGCAGGCCTTCCGCAAGAGCGTGTGGGGCCTGATGCTGGTGGTCATCATCGTGGGCGGCATCTACTCCGGCATGTTCACCGCCACCGAGGCGGCGGCGATGGCGGCGGTGTATTCCTTCTTCGTCTCCATCTACGTCTACAAGGATCTGCGCCTCAAGGACGTGCCGCGCGTGCTGCTGGACTCGGCCAATATGTCGGCGATGCTGCTCTACATCATCACCAACGCGGTGCTGTTCTCCTTCGTGCTGGCCAACGAGAACATGCCGCACCGCCTGGCCGACTGGCTGCTGAGCATGGACCTGGGCCAGCACGGCTTCCTGTTCGTGGTCAACCTGATCCTGCTGGCGGCCGGCAACTTCATGGACCCCTCGTCCATCATCCTGATCATGGCTCCGATCTTCTTCCCGGCGGCGGTGCAACTGGGCGTGAACCCGGTGCACTTCGGCATCCTGATCGACGTCAACATGGAGGTGGGCCTGTGCCACCCGCCGGTCGGGCTCAACCTCTACGTGGCCTCGGGCATCTCCAAGCTCGGCATCACCGAGCTGACCAAGGCGGTGATGCCCTGGCTGCTGACCATGATCGTGTTCCTGGTGATCGTGACCTACTGGCCCTGGTTGACCCTGGTGCTACCCAAGGCCATGGGCATGATGTAG